Genomic window (Aricia agestis chromosome 7, ilAriAges1.1, whole genome shotgun sequence):
AAGTTAGCAGCAGGCTTCGGTGTAAGTGATGAAACTGCTTTAATCCACTTGAAGCAAATtgggaaaataaaaaaacttgaaaggtgGGTACCTCATGAATTGAGTGAAGCAAACCAAAAAACACGCGTCGACTGCTGCGTTACATTGCTCAACCGACACAATAAtgaaggtattttaaataggaTCATTACTTGTGATGAAAAATGGATCCTTTACGATAACCGGAAGCGTTCGTCGCAATGGCTGTCCCCTGGAGAATTAACCAAATTCTGCCCCAAGCGAAAATTGACTCAGAAAAAGTTACTTGTGAGTGTTTGGTGGACTAGTGCCGGTGTCATTCTAGTGAACGACACCGGCACTAGTCCACGATACATCGCTAGACCAGACACTGCACAACAGACAGGAAGAGCtgcaattggaatgtctgcgacATCCACCTTACTCCCCGGACCGAGCTCCGAAAGATTACCATTTTTTTCGGAATTTGGATAACTTCCTACaaggaaaaaaaatcaactctaatgtggcagtccaaaccgcattcaaagaatttattgactctcgtttctccgttttttttagtaaattgaTCAACGAACTACCCTTAAGATGGCAAAAATCTACGAAATGCAGAAATAACAATGAATGATACTTTGACtacattttgattaattaaatatagttaatatacaaaaaaaacgactttatgtattcctcccatacaaaacgccaatttcatatgtaaggacctaataaattatataatattatattttaattggagACCTACATCTAATAACACACTAAAAGtggatttaagatttttttttatttaaatcgtacAGAACTTGCAAAATCATTATCAAGTTAAAGAATTTAATATGAGTCAAAAATCAACGTTTCCCTTCCGCTCTAAAGTAGATCTGGTGATATGCGATGGTACGGCATGACTTTCAGCAACTCATTAGCTATTTCCTCGGGGAATCTGAACTCTCTCATATTGTCGTTCAGGCAGTCGTTGTACTTCGAGCCGAATTCACACTGGTCTTTGTAAACTTCTTTCGTAACGACTCTAAGGCACTCCCTGGAGGCGTAGCTCAGGCTTTGTACCACGCGAGAGTTCCTTCCGTTGATGAGACTGGCGAGCTCGACCAGCATATCCGTGTCTACCCTTCCCCTGTCGAGGACGTCACTGGACTCCAGCATGCAGGCCACGAAGCACTTACCCCTGTGGGTAGTCGCGGGGGAGTTGGTAAGGTAGGCCCTGACGTCCGACGGCGGTGGCTTGGTTTTGACCACGCAGGAAACTCCCATACGTGCCAGAGACTCTATGTGCGCCAGTACCCTTGGATTGGTAAAATCGACCAGGGTGCCTCGTAACGTGCCACCAGCTCCGGCGTGTACTGAGCTCAGAAGACATACGCAGAGTAGCAGCAACATGATATTTTTGGTGTTAATTCAAAACAGGATGACATCGACACGAATCGCGGTCGGTCGGACGGTGTTTGAATATACTGTAATTTAGCTGCAGCGCTTATAAAATACAATCGCAGCGTCAACCGAAACCCATTGTATTAAGGTaatcttattttgtttttagcagcTGCCTATAAACGTGGACTTTTTGCGATGGTTGTATTATATAAGCAATAGCCGAAACGTGCACTACTGGATAGTATCTTAATTCAGTTCCAAGTGAATACTAATTTCAAAAATAATCTTTGTAACATCGAGGAAACATCTTAAACTTTTAAAAGAGCAATTCTTATTATACCTATAGCCTAGTAAAGgaatgattctgcttggaaaagtcgaaagcagaaattttgactttggtaccttgtttagactagttaggagataaacatacaagAAGTCCTGACCCCATCCGAGGTGAGCCCgatggaggggggggggggcaaagaaggtcccgttttttagtttttgcttactcatcataaacggtgcttcgtacgaaattttcttgtactacataataaaagctaaataaattctctacaactttgtcctttacactttgtatctatatCCAATTATTGCCTCGCTACGAGCTTCTACAATTGGCCGAGTgtgtgtttttagggtttcgtacccaaagggtaaaaacgggaccctatactgagactttaatgtgtgtccgtcttcctgaccaTCTCTGTCTGTAAATCTGTCTGtttctccgtctgtctgtccgtctgtctgtccttctgtctgtccttctgtctgtccgtctgtctgtccttctgtctgtccttctgtctgtccttctttctgtccttctgtctgtccttctgtctgtccttctgtctgtccttctgtctgtccttctgtctgtccttctgtctgtccttgtctgtccttctgtctgtccttctgtctgtccttctgtctgtccttctgtctgtccttctgtctgtccttctgtctgtccttctgtctgtccgtctgtctgtctccggctttaactcaagaacgataatagctagagagttgaaattttcagagattatgtatttctgtagccgctataacaataaatactaaaaacaaaagaaattaaatattttagggggctctcatacaacaaacttcattttttttgcaattttttgctcgatatctatcatggcataaggtaggctgaaatgttcacaaaatacttagttatatttggacgctgttaagcattcgtgtactagcccacacaaaaattacgtattgagttatgaatgcagttatgttctgtaaatgatttagaacaagactgcattcaaaatttaacaacaaaaaaaattgtgggttaggacgctaatgcttaacagcgaccatttatactttaataattaaaaacaaaatttaaataaaataaataattaagtaataattattttttatagaaagaGGGGCATATCCTCCAAactaatgtagcactttgagacatacgccaaatgaaagggcttgaaaagttgaacattttattgtatgacgaaaaatctctaaaccacgggagaaaaaagttaatgagggtagaaggtaagaaaaaaatcacataaaaacacCCTATATTATTGCACCAATTTATAGTGTTGTTGGTAAGGAATGACTTCTGGAAAGCaatcgtatatggcaaacttgaggaaagtgttgtattgTAGTTTATTGTTTCTTATTTTTAAGAAAcgtatgggaaaacaataaaaccttaaaaagtaagtttttgtgatgtttaagttaaaaaaaagcattttaatgaattaaataattactgatttgcttttatataattttagagttcatattgtacgtgctgagatacataaattttaaggtgtcatgtaaaactaccgacttttacctgcccaaagtgagtgtagtgtcggtcacgttttgggctgtagtgtcggtcacaatttcttttgctaataaatatttttttaaataacttacagaATATAAgtaaccattttataatagtttgtttcatgcactttccataaaaatacaaagtagagttatttagcacatagagaggaagattattggtgtttacaaacactctcggaaacgacttccttttgcatgtagtgtcggtcacgtttatgtttgactaaataaaagctatttgaaaacaacagcGTATACCATTTTTTCTGCATAAGTTAGCTTGTTTAatctgctacaaagccatcttaaaattgatattaacaacatgatagtaaccataatatattacaaaataaaacgcaagtcgtatcaaatgtagagtcagtcacatatggaattCCCATATGAGGTGGTGAACTATTCACAAGAATTGAAGAATTTTGAATACTTAAATAAGATTACTGTTTTGTAAGCGTGTAGTTACTACACGTAGTATCGACtagaagaatgttatttttgttaaaaataaacctaataatttacaattatatttttatttcaaaatcatcTCTTGTTTAATGGAAACAGTGTCCATATCATTCTACCGCCAGACGGGCATAGGGCATATAATTACCACTTACTTAGGATAATGATTTTTCCCAAAATgaattttttggtaaaaaattttTAGCTTCATACGAAAGATACAAATTTAATATTGGTAatcaaaaaaaggttttttgaattaaaaaaaaagacaaagatCACTATTAAACTTTAATTACCTAGGTGGTTGATAAATCGTACTATgcctgattaagggttaatttaTTAGTTGTACTTAGTTTATCACAATTATTTTCATGGCAATTCTTAACCTAATAAAAGTTGTAagtactaaaatatgacaaaaaataagttgtactaaaaaataaataaaatataatattattactagagatgagccgactagtcgccgactagtcggtgaagccgactatccggccacttttgtagtcggcgaacagtcggcaaaaagcgccgactaatcggctttttactttatttgctattattgaaattacgttaaagaaaaaccttgattattatattttataatgtgtttAAGTATATCACACTCGATcagtgttacacattttaaaattaaatgaagtgtttctgaaagtACTTGttagtaaagaaattatttttgtaaatataaccttaacaacaaattaagtatgtattattaaatcgggatttcatgtacatgaaataggtatttaatgaagatcatcaactgtatcatcgaaacaaaataaagtaacgtacACGAAGTACCTAAACAtaacacgattcgacacgtttgcaggcggcATGTGCGAcgcgaaacagcagtaaaaaagcgttacggaaacttccgaaaccatgatcggcttggccgactaatcagccgattagtcggcttctttgcagccaactaatcggctagtcggctagtcggccaaagtcatgatcggcacatctctaattatTACTCAAAGAAAACCTGATCTCAATTATTTTAGTCATAAATTAGTACAACTTTTATTAggttaaaaattgaaaaattcttgTGATAAAAAAGTACAACTAATAAAAGCAATAATGTACCGGTTCATGGTTTGCTATGCATCTATATTTTAAAGGTGTTTTCTTTTATGTtcggttacaaaaaaaatgaatgTGAGCTGATCTTATCATTCTTTGCTAGTAATATTGaacgtacagttcgacaaggctttaaatgaatgtgtcaatgatgtcaatgggcgctgctggtaaaggagaactgtcaaaaattacgtttttgtatgatagcagcgttagttccttttctcgccacgttcatttaaagccttgtcgaactgtatgtgcaacttaaatgtaagtaatTCCCATATCTTTGCTAAATATAAGCATCACAATAATTGTGCATTTCCTAGATATAAACAACGCAACTGTCACACATGCGTTGGTTATGCTTAGTATTTCATACATCGAAATTCTAAGTAAAATAGTCATAAAAAACGCATGTTTGGTTATGATGTATATTACTAGTAACAAGTTTGGAAAATATCACATACGCTGTTTATGACTTAcaataaaatgaaaactatagaagatatttaaaaacgtGTGATAGATCCTGGTAGATCTTGTTTCAGCGATTCCGAATATACTAATAACTCAATTTCGTAAAAAATGTCGATTGCGTTGTTTATGCTTAGGACGGCagagtttttaaattaactttattaaacaaatattttgaaaaaattaaagttgtatgtacgaagagtcatagtgacgtcatagcgacatctttggagtgtcggacactccagacgcagcgtgattcttgtcggacaagttgaccacagtttttaaattaactttattaaacaaattccaaaaaatgaaagttgtatgtacgagTAGCCATGGTGACGTCATAATATCGACAATTCCAGGAGTCAAGCATTCGAAAACGCAACAGCGCCTAAATTTTTCCCATAGAAAAGTTTGTCGGACTCATTGTAAACAAGGCACTCACAAAGtggtaaatttgtatgtatcagAAAAAAGTTAGTTCCGTGTACTGGGGACTACTTGTCTTGTCCTTTCGGAGTTAGTCGTCCATGAGCCGTCGGAGTTATAATTAAATCTGTGGACgaagttttgccgggaatgtgaaagtgtgatgttgtgtttttgtattattttcctaaaattgtgttaactgggtttttTGAAAGTGATACTGAGGTTTTGCCgccattataatatgtactcgACACTGGCCGTGGTTATATAGctgaagtgccataataagaaaaataaatccCTTGTCAGCTGTCAAGTCTCTCATCAGAAAcgtcattttgtatttaaaaacaaaaagttttctgtagctttgtgtaaataaataaaacaaaataagatattttccataatttacataatttatatacaaTACTCAAATTTACAATGCCGATCGCACGACCGGCAGGTCTATCTGATGAAGAATCAAGCGACGACGACTATGGATACTTCGAACGTAAACCTGTAAGTACCTATTATTCCCAAATcccaattaattaaataaaagctcTTACATTGCATAAATAATGGCtagataataaatataatatccagATTTATTGTTTTGGCTGTAACATATATATGAGCTACCTCAACTTTCTACGCAAACCCTTATTTTTCCAGAAACAAAAGTACCAACAACATGACCATATAAATGTGCTTCGGCAAAATGAGGAAAAATTGAAAGAAACTGCCATCAATGGagatttagaaaaatttaaGTCCATTTTAAGTAATGGTtaagtatttttgttttctatTATCATTACCATAAACATTTATAACTATGTAGGAAGATTATTGAGAGCACTGGCTATTGTgttttaaaagtattatttatacttttaaaaCACAATAGCCAGTGTTGAAAGTTATTTATCAAGTCACTagtgttttatcaaatataaaagtattcttACATTGTTGCTAACCCATCAATCCTCAAGTGGCACCCGGCTGCCCCATAACAATTGACAATCTATTGTGtatgcgattcccacgatcaaagtattaattttagtaGCTAAATCTGGAAATATGCCAGTTAACCATATTATGGAAAATTCTAATTTGGTACtgttattaatgatttttttgcCAAACAACACCATAACATCATTATCTGATATTTAACTGATTTATTTTCCAGATCTCAAAAATgttaatgtaaaacttgatagtGGATGGACTCCTTTGCTACATGCCTGTTTCCATGGTCAGGAAgaatttgtgaaatatttacTGGAGGCAGGGGCCAACCCAAATTTAAGTGCTGGTAAGATTAAAGATATCACGCCAAAAATATCATTAAATGTTTGAGTCACTTCAACTAaaattctatatattatatatgtcgtaggatgatttgataaatccgtgttttcgcgaaatccctagaattttcgcgaaaattcgatttatcaaatcatcctacgacatcgtaggatgatttgataaatcgaattttcgcgaaaattctagggatttcgcgaaaacacggatttatcaaatcatcctacgacatatacataataaaattgttttaacaattaattagtAACAGTGTATGTGTACAATATGAAATTGTTTTTGATAATATTCCGTCTAAACCAGCTATCCCAAACCCGCGGCCCGGCGGGACTTTATCTGTGGCCTGCGTGAtgttaaacttttttaaaattcacacccaccggcaaaataatgtaaactcgtcgtgaaagtcgtgatttttttccacttttaaattgttaattttgaagaacattattttttaacccaaaaaatttttgttgtggCCTGCGAACCCAgatcaaaacatgtttgtgcTCGCTtggaaaaaaggttggggaccactggtctAAACTGTATAAATAATCagttttatgtttttgtaatgacaCTTACTATAAAGCcacaataaatttaataataactgGTTCCAAATTtctaataactttttaaaaacattgctataataatatgttatgcCAGTCCCATTTGCCGGATCTTCCACAGTTCCATACTTCAAACTTCATGACTAAATAGACATTGCCTAAATATGTACATACATATTTAGGCACATACCATTGTACTAATTGATTCATAAGTCTaatatctgcctatgaatcaacttctctgctaGCACAGTGCATgaataatacataattaatacttctaatactaataaaacatGTGTATTATTTGGAACGCATAGCAATTTTAGAACATGATGAACAATCAAGACCATCCAtccagtttaaaatattattattaatagggaacaaatataataatcaccaAAAAATGcgctgataccctaaacttgtttaccaaaaaaagataattaacaccaaaaaaataaagtctaaaattgcaatactaccagctattttagtcatgacaacacttcaaattgtaatcgaacaccaaatatagtaaatgatcacaaaatatagtaaatgatcaccaaatatagtaaacgatcaccaaatccttgtgagcaaatcaatgcgatatttctgtccaaataaatcactacgattgacaaaacatgtaagcatattattaacaaaatagttgtccaagtgtgagtcggacatggagggttccgtaccgttatagaacaaaattagacctaaagttgtgttttgtatgggagccccttttaaattatattatgtccagaataagtatttaaacactaaattaCGAAAGAAGCTTTATTGAGCTAGGTAGCAAAATACACTGAAAATATTTCTGTACCCACATCAATCAAAcaaccaacctaacctattaGATGTGTATTCTACATACGGGAGGTATGTAGAATACACATCTATATAGAATACATATCTATATCCTTAAGTATGTACATAAGTATAGCATAAAAaacaaactaataataataattgaacttTTCACGTCATCAATAATATTGAACCCAAAAAAGTAATTTTCTAAACAATACAATGTAAGCAGCAttcaataaatataaatcaaaataactCAAATGCAATTTGTTCCGTCCACTGCCATGCCTGTGATTTATCCAAAAGCTGATGTAAAGGCTCAAGAATTGTAGCTTTGTGAGTGATAAACCTCTCGTAAAAATTATACAGGCCGAGAAATGCTTGTAATTACTGAACATTCTTGGGCTCTGGGGTGTTCTGTATGGATTCAACCTTGCTCGGTGACGGGTGGATGCCATCACTATCAATGATAAATCCCAAGAATTCAACTTTTTCTTTTGCAAACTtacatttctttttattaagaCGTAGTCCCGCTGTTTCGATGCGTACTAGTACCTTGTCCAGGAGTTTCAACATTTCTTGTATGGTGCTACCAGAGACAATAATATCATCTATCAAAACTGCTACTCCTTTGATGCCTGCCAGTAGAGCTGTCATCATTCTTTGGAAAATGCCCGGGCAGGCCTTTACGCCAAATGCTAGCCTGTGTACGGAATACAGTCCTTTGCAAGTATTCAAAGTCAAAAGTTTTGATGTCTCGTCGGTGACAGTAACTTGGGTGTATGCCCGATCTAGATCTAGATTCACTAGAACGATCTATCAAGTGTTGTATAGAATTTCTCGCCACCTATCTCAGCGAACACCTCATTCGCTGTAGGCATAGCCCATAGGATAGGTATCTGATTCAGTGGCTTCATTGACGGTACTACGGTAGTCCCCGCAGAGTCTGACTTCAACAGATTTTTTAATAACTGGTACGATCGGTGTTGCCCACTCTGAGTATGCCACTGGTCGTAGGACGCCTTCAGATACCAGCCTGTCAATTTCATTCTCTACTCGTTCCTTAATAGCGTATGGAACCGGGCGAGCTTTCAAAAATTTTGGTACAGCGCCTGGTTTCAAATGTATGGTgacaggtaggtaggtaggtaccgAGACCTTCCTTGAACACTTCACTATgtttagtgataatactttccaGTGCAGTAGAATCTCCATTAGAAAGAAAATTTATGTTCATACTTATGCCAAGATGACCGAGCCAGTCTCTCCCTAGTAGGTTAGGTCCAGTACCCTTGGCCACTAGCAATGGTAGCTTGTGGTCGGCGTCCATGTATCGAACAGGTACCACTGTCCGCCCGAGCAGATGAACAGGTGTGTCGGTCCACGCGCGCAGTGCCAGTGGCGCAGGTTGGAGGCGATGCGGCGGCGGCAGGCGGGGCTGCACCGCGCGCCACGTGCGCTCGTTTATCAGCGTGTGGCATGCGCCCGTGTCCACCTGCAGCTCCACTGACGCGCCCACAAGCACCACCCGAATGATGAAAGGCGGCACTCGACTTGTACTTTGTACCGCATAGATGCCAATCAAATTTGCAGTTTCCTCCTCCTCCGTAATGTTCATTTTGTTTGCATTTTTCTTGGTCATACAGATTTTTTCCAGGTGTCCGACTTTCTTGCAGAACCGACACGTCGTATTGATGAAACGGCATTCGCCACCGTGCCTGTCTCCACAGCGATAGCACAGTCGAAAAGAATTTCGAGGAGCAGGCCGCAGTGCTGCAGTAGGTG
Coding sequences:
- the LOC121728766 gene encoding general odorant-binding protein 28a-like, giving the protein MLLLLCVCLLSSVHAGAGGTLRGTLVDFTNPRVLAHIESLARMGVSCVVKTKPPPSDVRAYLTNSPATTHRGKCFVACMLESSDVLDRGRVDTDMLVELASLINGRNSRVVQSLSYASRECLRVVTKEVYKDQCEFGSKYNDCLNDNMREFRFPEEIANELLKVMPYHRISPDLL